In uncultured Ilyobacter sp., a genomic segment contains:
- a CDS encoding triphosphoribosyl-dephospho-CoA synthase — protein sequence MYKEEVYKLVELLQEAMLKEVMCYPSFGLVSPISSGSHNDMDHFTFIESTVVLQKYFLRMANLIFLYEDEKIIFNYGRKIGIEAEMEMFKKTGGVNTHKGIIFLLGITLMASGIVIFKGGKFEDISNVIKNMTMGIVESDFRKIDSKQTLTHGEKMYLEYGITGVRREVETGLPLVFEYSLNTYENLKLNQNQRLVYTLLEIMSMCDDTTVLYRHDIKMLDYVKKRSQEILENTKGYFDQEIFDNFTEECIEKNISPGGAADILATTVFLSLVKQEFFNCKNL from the coding sequence ATGTATAAAGAAGAAGTCTATAAATTGGTGGAGCTTTTGCAAGAAGCAATGCTAAAAGAAGTAATGTGTTATCCATCCTTTGGATTAGTATCACCCATTTCCAGTGGATCTCATAATGATATGGATCACTTTACTTTTATAGAAAGCACAGTTGTTTTACAAAAATATTTTTTGAGAATGGCTAATCTTATTTTTCTTTACGAAGATGAAAAAATTATTTTTAATTATGGTAGAAAGATTGGCATTGAAGCAGAAATGGAAATGTTTAAAAAAACAGGTGGAGTCAATACTCATAAAGGAATAATATTTTTACTTGGAATTACTTTAATGGCTTCGGGAATAGTAATATTTAAAGGTGGAAAATTTGAAGATATATCCAACGTAATAAAAAATATGACTATGGGGATAGTAGAGAGTGATTTTAGAAAAATAGACTCAAAGCAAACTCTAACTCATGGAGAAAAAATGTATTTAGAATACGGAATAACGGGAGTAAGAAGAGAGGTCGAAACAGGGTTGCCATTAGTTTTTGAATATAGTTTAAACACCTATGAAAATTTAAAGTTGAATCAAAACCAAAGATTAGTTTATACACTTCTAGAAATTATGTCTATGTGTGATGATACAACGGTCTTATATCGTCATGACATTAAAATGCTGGATTATGTAAAAAAAAGAAGTCAAGAAATATTAGAGAACACAAAGGGATATTTTGATCAAGAAATCTTTGACAATTTCACTGAAGAATGTATAGAAAAAAATATTAGCCCAGGCGGAGCTGCAGATATTTTAGCAACTACAGTTTTTCTTTCTTTGGTAAAGCAAGAGTTTTTTAATTGTAAGAACCTTTAG
- a CDS encoding OadG family protein produces MNITELMKLFGNPETIKTLSIGDKMMGVGVTVILGMGITVVALIFIQFMIGIMTSMLAEKPKTVTESTPVLTKKRAASVQEEMAATNDEELVAVITLAASAYLGIPSSNLFIKNIERS; encoded by the coding sequence ATGAATATTACAGAACTTATGAAGTTGTTTGGAAATCCTGAAACTATAAAAACCTTGAGTATAGGGGACAAAATGATGGGTGTAGGTGTAACAGTAATCCTTGGTATGGGTATCACGGTTGTGGCGCTCATATTTATACAGTTTATGATAGGAATTATGACAAGTATGTTGGCTGAAAAGCCAAAGACAGTGACAGAAAGCACGCCTGTACTAACAAAAAAACGGGCTGCATCAGTTCAAGAAGAAATGGCGGCAACTAATGATGAAGAATTAGTCGCTGTAATAACTTTGGCAGCATCAGCATATCTGGGAATTCCTTCAAGTAATTTATTTATAAAAAATATCGAAAGATCTTAA
- the mdcG gene encoding malonate decarboxylase holo-[acyl-carrier-protein] synthase, whose amino-acid sequence MYRRHDLLEIKNVEKIIEEVASPKEREALSEEIFNIPAIVRRQDGTIQKKLQVGFSFPFKVDGIRFRIACSLDKAEITESISPYQVTQIYNNRSFNLNILDNIIESAKESEVEVGIFGSAALEIVTGYSYLDSNSDLDILVKSNSIENLKCFYSKVKKIEKNTGKLIDIELEIQNGFAIKLKEFLSDTATIIAKGLYSIELMTRDEIKLLRSSKDKMKRGY is encoded by the coding sequence ATGTATAGAAGGCATGATTTGTTAGAGATAAAGAATGTAGAAAAAATAATCGAAGAAGTAGCTTCACCGAAGGAGAGAGAAGCTTTATCAGAGGAAATATTTAATATTCCTGCAATAGTTAGAAGACAGGATGGAACTATCCAAAAGAAGCTACAGGTAGGCTTTAGTTTTCCATTTAAGGTGGATGGGATAAGATTTAGAATAGCATGCAGCTTAGATAAAGCTGAAATAACAGAATCTATCTCACCTTATCAGGTAACACAAATTTATAATAACAGAAGTTTCAATTTAAATATTTTAGACAACATAATTGAGAGTGCTAAGGAATCAGAGGTAGAGGTTGGAATTTTTGGTTCAGCAGCTCTTGAAATTGTTACAGGATATTCTTATTTAGATTCAAATTCAGACCTAGACATCTTGGTAAAATCGAATAGTATAGAGAATTTGAAGTGTTTTTATTCCAAAGTGAAAAAAATAGAAAAAAATACTGGAAAACTTATCGACATAGAACTAGAGATTCAAAATGGATTCGCTATTAAGTTGAAAGAATTTTTGAGTGATACAGCTACTATTATTGCAAAAGGACTATATTCTATAGAACTAATGACAAGAGATGAGATTAAATTGTTGAGATCATCTAAAGATAAGATGAAGAGAGGTTATTAG
- a CDS encoding sodium ion-translocating decarboxylase subunit beta, whose amino-acid sequence MDFYTSTGFYGMNIGSIIMMIVACIFLYLAIVKGFEPLLLVPISFGMLLTNLPFAGMMAEPLMEVKEHLSDTGVMHYVVHTAEPGGLLYYLFQGDHLGIFPPLIFMGVGAMTDFGPLIANPKSLLLGAAAQFGIFVTFLGAIGSGLFTAQEAASIGIIGGADGPTAIFLSSKLAPHLMGPIAVAAYSYMALVPIIQPPIMTALTSEKERKIKMSQLRMVTKKEKVIFPIVVTIIVSLIVPPAATLIGMLMLGNLFRECGVVGRLEDTAKNALINIITIFLGVTVGATATAEAFLKVETLAILALGVVAFGIGTGSGVLLAKLMNKMSKTPINPLLGSAGVSAVPMAARVSQVVGQKADPSNFLLMHAMGPNVAGVIGSAVSAGVLLSLFG is encoded by the coding sequence ATGGATTTTTATACTAGCACAGGTTTTTATGGTATGAATATAGGTTCCATCATAATGATGATAGTTGCCTGTATTTTCCTTTACCTTGCTATAGTAAAAGGGTTTGAGCCTCTATTATTGGTTCCTATCTCTTTTGGAATGCTTCTTACTAACCTTCCATTTGCAGGTATGATGGCAGAGCCTTTGATGGAAGTAAAAGAGCACTTATCAGACACAGGGGTTATGCACTATGTAGTTCATACAGCAGAGCCTGGAGGATTACTTTATTACTTGTTCCAAGGTGACCATTTAGGAATATTCCCTCCATTAATCTTTATGGGTGTAGGGGCGATGACAGACTTCGGTCCGTTAATTGCAAATCCTAAATCACTTCTTCTTGGAGCAGCAGCTCAGTTTGGAATCTTCGTTACTTTCCTAGGGGCTATAGGTTCTGGACTGTTTACAGCTCAGGAAGCGGCTTCAATCGGAATTATCGGAGGGGCAGATGGACCTACTGCGATCTTCCTTTCTTCAAAACTGGCTCCGCACCTAATGGGACCAATAGCTGTAGCAGCTTATTCATATATGGCGCTTGTACCAATCATTCAGCCGCCTATCATGACAGCTCTTACAAGTGAAAAAGAGAGAAAGATAAAGATGTCTCAACTAAGAATGGTAACAAAGAAAGAGAAGGTAATCTTCCCTATCGTAGTTACTATCATAGTATCTCTAATAGTACCTCCAGCAGCGACTCTAATCGGAATGTTAATGCTTGGAAACCTATTCAGAGAATGTGGAGTAGTAGGGAGACTAGAAGATACAGCGAAAAATGCGCTTATCAACATAATCACAATCTTCCTAGGTGTAACAGTTGGAGCAACAGCAACAGCTGAAGCCTTCCTAAAAGTAGAAACTCTAGCTATCCTAGCACTAGGAGTAGTTGCCTTTGGAATAGGTACAGGATCAGGAGTACTTCTTGCTAAGCTTATGAATAAGATGAGCAAGACACCTATAAATCCATTACTAGGATCTGCAGGAGTATCTGCAGTACCAATGGCAGCAAGGGTATCACAGGTAGTGGGACAGAAAGCTGACCCGTCAAACTTCCTACTGATGCATGCAATGGGACCAAACGTTGCAGGAGTAATAGGATCTGCAGTATCTGCAGGTGTACTACTTTCATTATTTGGATAA
- a CDS encoding biotin/lipoyl-containing protein yields the protein MKNFKIVVNGNEYDVAVEEIGGVSSAPAARPAAAPKPAAAPKPVTTAAGAGAGTNTVTAPMPGTIINVGCHAGAKVSKGDILVVLEAMKMENEIMAPHDGTVSEVRVQQGASVNAGDILVVLS from the coding sequence ATGAAAAACTTCAAAATAGTAGTTAATGGAAATGAGTATGATGTGGCAGTAGAAGAGATCGGAGGAGTATCTTCTGCACCAGCAGCAAGACCAGCAGCAGCGCCAAAGCCAGCAGCAGCGCCAAAGCCAGTAACTACTGCAGCAGGGGCAGGAGCAGGAACAAATACAGTAACTGCACCTATGCCTGGTACAATAATCAACGTAGGATGCCACGCAGGAGCAAAAGTTTCTAAAGGTGACATCTTAGTAGTATTAGAAGCAATGAAAATGGAAAATGAAATTATGGCTCCTCATGACGGAACAGTTTCTGAAGTAAGAGTTCAGCAAGGTGCTTCAGTTAATGCAGGAGATATACTAGTAGTATTATCTTAA